In the Geobacter sp. FeAm09 genome, one interval contains:
- a CDS encoding cytochrome c3 family protein, whose protein sequence is MKWTRGRVGMVKCRLLSFALVVCLLWAARAPAEEARSKPQAQGRIGKKITYPASRGDVVFDHDMHVDELKGESCAPCHRKNGPMGKDTLARFDARIAHYFCKGCHRERGRGPTECHGCHKVQTK, encoded by the coding sequence GTGAAATGGACCAGAGGTCGTGTCGGTATGGTGAAATGTCGGTTGCTTTCGTTTGCGCTCGTCGTCTGCCTGCTCTGGGCGGCACGCGCCCCCGCCGAGGAGGCGCGCTCCAAACCCCAGGCCCAGGGCCGCATCGGCAAGAAGATCACCTATCCCGCGTCCCGGGGGGATGTGGTCTTCGATCACGATATGCATGTGGACGAACTCAAGGGGGAATCGTGTGCCCCCTGCCATCGCAAGAACGGTCCCATGGGCAAGGATACCCTGGCCCGCTTCGACGCCCGCATAGCCCATTATTTCTGCAAGGGTTGCCATCGGGAGCGGGGGCGGGGCCCTACGGAGTGCCACGGGTGCCACAAGGTCCAGACGAAATAG
- a CDS encoding ABC transporter ATP-binding protein, translating into MISLSATKKLVGAEGPFELDVEVVVEPGSLMTLYGKSGSGKTTLLRMLAGLDTPVSGHIEVNGRVWFDSAAGINLSPQKRSVGLVFQDYSLFPTMTVRENLGYAQARRDNARIDEILALTGLVELQGRYPSALSGGQQQRVALARAIVREPEILLLDEPLSALDGATRSHLQDEILCIHKQLGLTTILVSHDKQEVFKLSDTVAVIEQGRIVRHGNALEVFLGQITSNKFSFVSTILSIRQVDAVYLAIIGAGNELVEVVLSENDIREMKVGDEVLVASKAFNPIVMKL; encoded by the coding sequence ATGATCAGTCTGTCGGCTACGAAGAAACTGGTGGGCGCGGAGGGGCCGTTCGAGTTGGATGTGGAAGTGGTTGTGGAGCCCGGCAGCCTGATGACTCTGTATGGGAAATCGGGCAGCGGCAAGACGACGCTGCTGCGAATGCTGGCAGGCTTGGATACGCCTGTGTCGGGGCACATCGAGGTCAACGGGCGTGTTTGGTTCGACAGCGCGGCCGGGATCAATCTGTCGCCCCAGAAGCGAAGTGTCGGGCTGGTCTTCCAGGATTATTCGCTGTTCCCTACCATGACCGTACGCGAGAATCTGGGGTATGCCCAAGCGCGGCGAGACAACGCGAGAATCGATGAAATACTTGCCTTGACCGGTTTGGTCGAACTACAGGGCCGGTATCCCTCCGCCCTTTCCGGCGGACAGCAGCAGCGGGTCGCTTTGGCACGAGCCATCGTGCGGGAACCGGAAATCCTGCTCTTGGACGAACCGCTTTCCGCCCTCGACGGTGCGACCCGGTCCCATCTCCAGGACGAGATTCTTTGCATCCACAAGCAGCTTGGTTTGACCACCATTCTTGTTTCTCACGACAAACAGGAGGTGTTTAAACTCTCCGATACCGTCGCGGTCATCGAGCAGGGCAGGATCGTCCGGCACGGCAACGCCCTTGAGGTCTTTCTGGGGCAGATCACTTCCAACAAATTCTCTTTCGTCAGTACGATTCTCAGTATCCGGCAGGTGGATGCCGTGTATCTGGCCATAATCGGGGCGGGGAACGAGTTGGTGGAGGTGGTGCTCAGCGAAAACGATATCCGGGAAATGAAAGTTGGCGATGAAGTGCTGGTCGCCTCAAAGGCTTTCAACCCGATAGTCATGAAATTATAA
- the modB gene encoding molybdate ABC transporter permease subunit: MSIDVAPFILTLKLAALTTVILYLLGLPTAWFLARTTIRCKPVLEAVLALPLVLPPSVLGFYFLLAFSKTGFLGGPWERMFGHQLAFSFDGLVIGSVIFSLPFMVHPLQAGFSSVPRNLSEASYTLGKSHFETLFRVILPAMKSSLLTGGVLAFAHTVGEFGVVLMIGGSIDGQTKVASIAIYDLVESLNYHSAHIYAAILFVFSFAILLTVYTVNKRLDVR; this comes from the coding sequence ATGTCGATTGATGTTGCACCTTTCATCCTGACTCTGAAACTTGCCGCCCTCACTACCGTCATCCTGTACCTCCTTGGCCTGCCGACAGCCTGGTTTCTGGCCCGGACGACCATCAGGTGCAAGCCGGTTCTGGAAGCGGTTCTGGCCCTGCCGCTGGTGCTGCCGCCATCGGTGCTCGGCTTCTACTTTCTGCTGGCCTTCAGCAAAACGGGATTCCTTGGCGGCCCATGGGAACGAATGTTCGGCCACCAGTTGGCCTTCAGTTTCGACGGCCTGGTGATCGGCTCGGTGATTTTCAGTCTGCCGTTCATGGTGCACCCGCTCCAGGCCGGATTTTCCAGCGTCCCGCGCAATTTGAGCGAAGCAAGCTATACCTTGGGCAAGTCGCATTTTGAAACCCTCTTTCGCGTTATCCTGCCGGCCATGAAGAGTTCCCTGCTCACCGGAGGGGTGCTGGCTTTCGCTCATACGGTGGGCGAATTTGGGGTCGTGCTTATGATCGGCGGTAGCATCGATGGGCAGACGAAGGTTGCCTCCATCGCCATCTATGATCTGGTCGAATCGTTAAACTACCATTCGGCGCATATTTATGCGGCGATCCTGTTTGTCTTCTCGTTCGCCATCCTGCTCACGGTTTACACTGTCAACAAAAGATTGGATGTGCGATGA
- a CDS encoding TOBE domain-containing protein, with the protein MKTSRNDSKLGLSGAVWLNKEDRKFLGGDRISLLEQIGELGSITKAAKAVGVSYKTAWDLVNMINNLADKPLVDRLTGGKGGGGTTLTAEGKKVLQEFQIIQEEHRKFLDNIAGKLGDANNLYQLLRRIAMKVSARNVFAGTVARIVIGAVNTEVELTLKGGATIAAIVTNGAMDNLDLQVGKDAYAIIKSSSVIVGTDLHDAKLSARNLMCGTVTKIIEGPVSAEVDVEVGGGNTVSAVITHESSRNLGLVVGGHACVIFKASSVILGVS; encoded by the coding sequence ATGAAAACTTCTCGCAACGACAGTAAACTGGGACTCTCCGGGGCCGTCTGGCTCAACAAGGAAGACCGGAAGTTCCTGGGGGGCGACCGGATCAGCCTGCTGGAGCAGATCGGCGAACTGGGCTCGATCACCAAAGCCGCGAAGGCGGTGGGGGTCAGTTACAAGACCGCCTGGGACCTGGTCAACATGATCAACAATCTGGCCGACAAGCCGCTGGTTGACCGGTTGACCGGCGGCAAGGGGGGCGGGGGGACCACCCTCACCGCCGAGGGGAAGAAGGTCCTGCAGGAATTCCAGATCATCCAGGAGGAACACCGCAAATTCCTCGACAACATTGCCGGCAAACTGGGCGATGCCAACAATCTGTATCAACTGCTGAGGAGGATTGCCATGAAAGTCAGCGCCCGCAACGTATTTGCCGGAACCGTGGCCCGGATCGTCATCGGCGCGGTCAATACCGAGGTGGAGCTGACCCTCAAGGGAGGGGCGACCATCGCGGCCATCGTCACCAACGGCGCCATGGACAACCTGGATCTGCAGGTGGGGAAAGATGCCTATGCCATCATCAAGTCCAGTTCGGTCATCGTCGGAACCGACCTGCACGACGCCAAGCTCAGCGCCCGGAACCTGATGTGCGGTACGGTGACCAAGATCATCGAGGGACCGGTCAGCGCCGAGGTGGATGTGGAGGTGGGGGGCGGAAATACCGTCAGCGCCGTCATCACCCATGAGAGCAGCAGAAACCTGGGGCTGGTGGTCGGCGGCCACGCCTGCGTCATCTTCAAGGCATCCAGCGTCATTCTTGGCGTGAGCTGA
- a CDS encoding TOBE domain-containing protein, whose translation MILSQITLVCAAGRIDSLFTTRALEHMGVEPGTEVDVMIKASQIALEARHVD comes from the coding sequence ATGATCCTCTCGCAGATCACCCTTGTGTGCGCGGCGGGCCGGATAGACAGCCTCTTCACGACTCGGGCGCTGGAACACATGGGGGTGGAACCCGGGACCGAGGTGGATGTTATGATCAAGGCCAGTCAGATCGCCTTGGAGGCGCGCCATGTCGATTGA
- the modA gene encoding molybdate ABC transporter substrate-binding protein: MKKFTTMLLVIVLTAVSLATSALAGEVSITAAADLQYAMKDIIAAFEARNPGDKVNVVFGSSGKALSQIENGAPYDIFFSADIGYPQKLKKSGAAISEPKPYAIGRIVLWATKRSGIDVNKGINALFDPKVKKIAIANPLHAPYGRIAQEVMEHYKVYDKVKSKVVLGENIQQTAQFIQSGAADIGFVAYSLALSQTMSKEGNYFLLPATAHKEIIQGYVLLKPAAKNATAAKFEKFTASSEARTIFKRYGFVLPNE; the protein is encoded by the coding sequence ATGAAAAAGTTTACAACCATGCTCCTTGTTATTGTTTTGACAGCTGTCTCCCTTGCGACATCCGCCCTTGCCGGCGAGGTCAGCATCACTGCCGCCGCCGACTTGCAGTATGCCATGAAGGACATTATCGCGGCATTTGAGGCCAGGAATCCGGGCGACAAGGTTAATGTCGTATTCGGCTCGTCCGGTAAGGCTCTTTCGCAGATTGAAAACGGCGCGCCGTACGATATCTTCTTTTCAGCCGACATAGGCTATCCGCAAAAATTGAAGAAATCCGGTGCGGCCATCTCCGAACCCAAGCCTTATGCCATTGGCCGCATTGTACTATGGGCGACGAAAAGGAGCGGCATCGATGTGAACAAAGGAATCAATGCCTTGTTTGACCCGAAGGTCAAAAAGATCGCCATAGCCAATCCTCTGCATGCACCCTACGGCAGGATCGCCCAGGAGGTTATGGAACACTACAAAGTATATGACAAGGTTAAGAGCAAAGTGGTGCTCGGCGAGAATATTCAGCAGACCGCTCAGTTCATCCAGAGCGGCGCGGCCGATATCGGATTCGTGGCTTACTCCCTGGCCCTGTCCCAGACCATGTCCAAAGAAGGGAATTATTTTCTGCTTCCCGCCACGGCCCACAAGGAAATCATTCAGGGCTACGTGCTGCTGAAGCCGGCTGCCAAGAATGCCACGGCGGCAAAATTCGAGAAATTTACGGCGTCCTCCGAGGCGCGGACCATCTTTAAGAGATACGGATTCGTACTGCCCAATGAATAA
- the modD gene encoding ModD protein: MLACLPDGEIERFIDEDLPYGDLTTHLLGIGNQPGVITFATREETTLCCTEEAARVLEKCGCRVLALEPSGMCCVPGAVFLTATGPAQALHAGWKVALNLLEYASGIASRTARIVEAARASMPGIAVVTTRKSFPGTKKVAIKAVCAGGALPHRLGLSETVLVFKQHTAFLGGLDAFLKNVAGLRARAPENRIIVEADDADEALRIARAGVDVIQVDKLPPAALRQLVADIRSVDPAVKISAAGGINEGNVAQYAASGVDIIVLSSVYFGKPADIGVTIQPA; the protein is encoded by the coding sequence ATGCTTGCCTGCCTGCCCGACGGGGAGATCGAACGCTTCATCGACGAGGATCTTCCCTACGGCGATCTGACCACCCATCTGCTCGGCATCGGCAATCAGCCGGGCGTCATAACGTTTGCCACCCGCGAGGAAACCACCCTCTGCTGTACCGAAGAGGCGGCCCGGGTGCTGGAGAAGTGCGGTTGCCGCGTCTTGGCCCTTGAACCGAGCGGCATGTGCTGCGTCCCCGGCGCCGTCTTTCTTACCGCCACGGGACCGGCACAGGCCCTGCACGCGGGGTGGAAGGTCGCCCTGAACCTGCTGGAGTACGCCTCGGGCATCGCCTCGCGGACCGCCCGGATCGTCGAGGCGGCCAGGGCGTCCATGCCGGGCATTGCCGTGGTCACCACCCGCAAGTCCTTTCCCGGCACCAAAAAGGTCGCCATCAAGGCCGTCTGTGCCGGCGGGGCTCTACCCCATCGCCTGGGGCTGTCGGAAACCGTGCTGGTGTTCAAGCAGCACACCGCCTTTCTGGGGGGGCTGGACGCGTTCCTGAAGAATGTGGCCGGCCTGCGGGCCCGGGCGCCGGAAAACAGGATCATCGTCGAAGCGGATGACGCCGACGAGGCGCTCCGCATCGCCCGGGCCGGGGTCGATGTGATCCAGGTGGATAAACTGCCACCCGCGGCGTTGCGCCAACTGGTCGCCGACATCCGCTCGGTGGACCCGGCGGTGAAAATCTCCGCGGCAGGGGGCATCAACGAGGGAAACGTGGCCCAGTACGCCGCAAGCGGCGTGGACATCATCGTCCTGTCGTCGGTCTACTTCGGCAAACCCGCGGACATCGGCGTTACAATTCAACCGGCTTGA
- a CDS encoding NifB/NifX family molybdenum-iron cluster-binding protein: MKVAFTTSNGVAIDENFRKSTSFTVWDVGPDEAYYVTTVRIAEDAGGEDDRIAARVTALSGCSIVCAREISGPAAAKLVANNIHPMKSGATSSVEEVIDRLKDVLRGTPAPWIRKAQIMDAAGEG, encoded by the coding sequence TGAAAGTTGCTTTCACGACGTCGAACGGTGTCGCAATAGACGAGAATTTTCGCAAGTCCACCAGCTTCACCGTCTGGGACGTGGGACCGGACGAGGCTTACTACGTCACCACGGTGCGGATCGCCGAAGACGCGGGAGGTGAAGACGACCGGATCGCCGCCCGCGTCACGGCGCTCAGCGGCTGCTCCATCGTGTGTGCCCGGGAAATCAGCGGGCCGGCGGCGGCCAAGCTGGTGGCCAACAATATCCACCCCATGAAGAGCGGTGCCACCTCCTCGGTGGAGGAGGTCATCGACAGGCTGAAAGACGTGCTGCGCGGGACGCCGGCCCCCTGGATACGCAAGGCCCAGATCATGGACGCCGCCGGTGAAGGGTAG